In Cyprinus carpio isolate SPL01 chromosome B16, ASM1834038v1, whole genome shotgun sequence, the following are encoded in one genomic region:
- the LOC109058438 gene encoding 40S ribosomal protein S19, protein MPGGGVTVKDVNQQEFVRALAAFLKKSGKLKVPDWVDIVKLAKHKELAPCDENWFYIRAASTVRHLYLRGGVGVGSMTKIYGGRKRNGVCPSHFSVGSKNVARKVLQALEGLKMVEKDPNGGRRLTPQGTRDLDRIAGQVAAASKKS, encoded by the exons ATGCCAGGCGGTGGTGTAACGGTGAAAGACGTCAACCAGCAGGAGTTTGTCCGCGCGCTGGCAGCCTTCCTCAAGAA GTCGGGGAAGCTGAAGGTGCCAGACTGGGTTGACATTGTTAAGCTGGCCAAGCATAAAGAGCTGGCTCCCTGCGATGAGAACTGGTTCTACATCAGAGCCG CCTCCACAGTGCGGCACCTGTACCTGCGTGGAGGTGTTGGCGTGGGCTCCATGACCAAGATCTATGGCGGCCGTAAGAGGAACGGCGTGTGCCCCTCTCACTTCAGTGTGGGCTCCAAGAACGTAGCCCGTAAAGTGCTCCAGGCCCTCGAGGGGCTCAAGATGGTGGAGAAAGACCCCAATGG TGGACGTAGGCTGACCCCTCAGGGCACCAGAGACCTGGACAGAATTGCTGGGCAG GTTGCCGCTGCAAGCAAGAAATCTTGA